The Bombus vancouverensis nearcticus chromosome 5, iyBomVanc1_principal, whole genome shotgun sequence genome segment CGCGAGGATCCTAACCTAGAAGCTGGTAGTGTGCCGAATCTACAAGAAACGCAAGTTAAAGTGGATACCCCTAAAATGGATGAACAGGACGTGAACGGTGACATTAGGAACTCGCCGAAAAAGGGTATGGAAATCAATGTTAGAAGAAAGCTACGTAAGTTCAAGGCAAATTCAACTAGTACCATTGAAAGTGATTCAACATTAAATACAAAAGGACGCAAACGGAAGCTATCGGAGCCTGACGATCTTAGCTCAGAGGAATCTATGGAGTTCAATGGTTTTGATATACAAGGAGATAACGAAGTGGAGCTAGCAAGTCGTGTCTTGAAGAAATTAATTGGTATTGGTAATTATCGTTATGGTCTATTCAAGATGCAAGCCTACATGCTTGCCAGCAAGTGTCATATCATGAGAGCGAAAGACTATGCCAATGACATACTGCACAAATATTGtatgtccactttttgtaaaatttGGCTTTTTATATGCAGCAGATAGTTCTTGATTGTTGCTTTATGctgtataaaaattacatttatatctACTTCATagatttgttaaaaataaaatgtttgttTATGGTATTTTATGTACACAGAGATAGTTTCAACAACCATGATCCACTTTTGTCGTTTTATGTTTTTGAAAGGGATCAATGCACAATTtacaaacaattttataatgctattaataaagataaatataatgcaaaaaatatttatttaattataaaataccaTTGAATTTTTAAAACAGATTTTCTTGTAATTGTTAAAAATGGGTGCTCAATATTTATGCAGTAAGCTATTAATGTTATGCTTAGAACAGATCATTATTTTTGTAGATGTATATTCTTTAAGAAGTAATcatttgaattaatttttaaataaatatatttgaaatcttAGTCAAACATACTTATGTTAATAATACCTCATTTTACTTTTATAAATAAGGCATGAAATTGTATAAATGTAGGCTATGTATATAATAGGATGCTATATTTTCAACATGTTTGCATTAAATAAAATTgtgatataaatatgtattaatttatGAAGATGTGTTGTTTCAATTATATAGATACTTTAAAATACACAGaatttataatgaaaaaattaggTAGCATTAACATGATTTTTTGTAGTTGAAGCTGAAATAGCAGAGGCACAATTGGCAAAACGATTTAGATATAGTATAAGGAAGAATTTTGACATGAAAAAAGATGATGAAGATTCGGGTGATAACAGAATGCACGATGGCGACTATGTATTAGATATAGATaaagtaaagaaagaaaaggaatctGATAAATCAGAAACGGAATCACTTGGAATGCCAAATACTGCTGAATCAGAAACAGAAGCACAGAAAACAGATGACACTTCCCTTAAGTCAACAAATTCATCATCCGCAGCCAGTAGTCCAGCAATATCAATAAAGTCTAAAGGTTATCGTTTATTACGTGGAGTTAGTCCAGGAAGTACTGGGAAACAAAAAGTATCAAGTGATATATCAAATCCAGCATTCAAAGAGCCTTTTAAATATGGTTGGAGACGAGAATTGGTATTTAGAGCAAGTAATGATTCTAGTCTTAAAAGAATGGCTGATATCTATTATTATACACCAAAGGGCAAAAAGGTTAGAAGTTTCAGAGAAGTAGCAGAATTTCGTAAGTATAGTTTtgtatactaataataatataatataagtaataattatagtaatatgATATGTTTCTTTTTAGTTAATACAAAAGAGTTAACTATTGATAATTTTACTTTCCTTAAAGAACCAATTGGTCCTGATGATCCGGAAAAAGAGATTATTCGAGATGCAAAAAGAATGAAGGTAAATAACTTgctttatatgtattttaatatacgtttattaaaattgtataaaatgttAACTGTAATTTGAAAATAGGGGCCTGGAATATCAGTTAATACACCAAGAAAGAGTATGGGGCATAAGAGAGGTACACCTGGTAAAAGGGTTGTAGAAGAACCTGCATCAGCGCCTCTTCCAGTGGCTACAAAAGCTGCTACCAAATCACCAAAAGCTATATCAACAGGATTTAAGGTGAAAGTGTCTGCAAAGAAAACCCCACACATAAGTATGCATTAATAtcaatatgaaatttttatttctattttgttAAGTAATTACTACATTATTTTACTGAAATTGTTTTGTGCAATTAATGTCTTTATCAAGTAAAAAATTCACATTTCACTTCTAATTACTATATATAGGATAACCTTATTTAGCTTTGAtatctgaaatatttttgcttAATATTTATGTTAAATTTTGAAACTTCTAAATTATATGTTCTAGTTTTGTCTAATAATTTATTCCAGTGAGGAAATTAatcacttatatatatataagtagaagtttctacatataatttttaagataaattattattttcacaaAAATTTTTGTTCAAATATGCATAGCAGAAATAAAGTCACCTTCTCAAGAAAGGGAGGTACTTCCACCTCAAAGAACAAGTACAAGAAGAAGTCAGCTACCTGTAGAAAAACCATCACCTCCTAAACCAAAAAGACAATTAACGTGAGTGCctgatattttaattattttgttatagTGTTCAATTGTAATTAGTTTGCAATATTTAAGGGTATCCTAAATGCTTAATAATTAAACATGATAATAATCATATTTAATATGCTTTAAAAAGGCCCAATGAAAATTTTACAGCATGTGCACCTTTAaattttttcatgaaaataatttcttagaattttattatatgtttgatatataatgtacaatgtataaagatatatacaatattttatataaaattgcacCATTGCatttttatagtaattattattgaataattaatgtattagttttattatcaaatttcatattttctaattattctaattatCTAAAACTTTCCTTAATAATTGTAGTAAATGTTCTTCTTCAATGAAGAAATGTTAAAAGAGAAAGTTTTACATTTTgcattgtaaattaaaaaatacattagaGCACATGTTGATGATTAAAGTGCATGCTCTATagcaaatatatataattacagagttcaaaattttattttgaaatagttCAAATTTTCCCTTCTATTTTTTTTCATGGCTATATGTCCTCCTTTATCCTTTTGATCCTTAAATCCCTTACTTAAATTACTTGTTTTATTCCTAACCCCTTTCCCCAATCAACGCACATCTTACAGGCCCAAAGTTCAAGAACCATGCAGTATAAGATGCTCAACCAGTATGGGGTTGATACCAAGCTTACAATGTCGTGCGTGTCTCTGTTTATATCATCCTGAGTGTGTTGGTGGTATAGGGTTTACAGGAGGTGACAATTATATTTGTAAGGTAAGTTTTTTTTATaacaaaagatatatttttgtaaatttattttaacttattaagcaattttcatattaatattttgtaatattcttTTATAGTATCATATGTGAACAGTATaatttttttccaaattttgagattccttttttaaatatcatacatattttgatatattatttcaaaaatttatttttaatcctctacttattttttattaaatatattttaataaattaaataaaaaatttgaaatacatATTGGCTGACAGTAATGATATGTTAAATAAATGGCGTTAATTTTGTTGTAGAACTGTCAACAGGATACTAATGAATCTCATCAATCTCAAACGAATCCATCTTTGACACCTCCTCCACTGATACCAATCAGTATGCTAGGTGCACAAAATACAAAATCAAAACATCAAGTAAATCTAAGCCCTCCAAAGCTTCAACGAATACCCAAATCTGATAATGCAGATTCACAATCGCGGAACGCTACTAAAGTGTCAAAAACATCCTCTGCAACATCACATTCTCCTTTAAATTCAGATAATAAAGAAAGCAGTTGGTTTGCTCAAACAGAAAGCGAATTTTTACAAAGTCATGATGGAATTTTACCAAAACCGGCCCAAAATATTGCTCTAATGGGGGGCAAGAGATATATTGTTGTACCAAAAAATAATGCTATGGCTGTTCAGCCAGCTATAACTGTGAAACCTGATAAAATTGGTGATAAACCTCCTATACTTCAGGATGGTACACTTACGGATATATCAAACGCTGTTGACAATTCTATGTCCACAAAAGTACGTACTTCTTTAACAACAAAATTTGTGGAAAAAGATGCTTTTGATAAATCAATTGATAAAGATGTGTCAAAAGATGCATCGCATACAGGACTTCCACCAAGTTCCATAATGGAGAAAACCAATGAAACGTACAATAGTAATGATAGAACTGATATATTGACAGCAACTAAATCAC includes the following:
- the LOC117158613 gene encoding uncharacterized protein LOC117158613 isoform X5, yielding MDGINVNGGNADGAREDPNLEAGSVPNLQETQVKVDTPKMDEQDVNGDIRNSPKKGRKRKLSEPDDLSSEESMEFNGFDIQGDNEVELASRVLKKLIGIVEAEIAEAQLAKRFRYSIRKNFDMKKDDEDSGDNRMHDGDYVLDIDKVKKEKESDKSETESLGMPNTAESETEAQKTDDTSLKSTNSSSAASSPAISIKSKGYRLLRGVSPGSTGKQKVSSDISNPAFKEPFKYGWRRELVFRASNDSSLKRMADIYYYTPKGKKVRSFREVAEFLNTKELTIDNFTFLKEPIGPDDPEKEIIRDAKRMKGPGISVNTPRKSMGHKRGTPGKRVVEEPASAPLPVATKAATKSPKAISTGFKVKVSAKKTPHITEIKSPSQEREVLPPQRTSTRRSQLPVEKPSPPKPKRQLTPKVQEPCSIRCSTSMGLIPSLQCRACLCLYHPECVGGIGFTGGDNYICKNCQQDTNESHQSQTNPSLTPPPLIPISMLGAQNTKSKHQVNLSPPKLQRIPKSDNADSQSRNATKVSKTSSATSHSPLNSDNKESSWFAQTESEFLQSHDGILPKPAQNIALMGGKRYIVVPKNNAMAVQPAITVKPDKIGDKPPILQDGTLTDISNAVDNSMSTKVRTSLTTKFVEKDAFDKSIDKDVSKDASHTGLPPSSIMEKTNETYNSNDRTDILTATKSQNDLSSTTDLAVESKKSENCNAIEKKSIVKNSNTTNTNNDLFKVDTQHSVTSSLGTVKINSKRKQNRQDKEQQQHFMDSVCAGYHALLRIFQYLKVQELLRAARVCKMWRDLAAHPSLWKTVRMKNSQVTDWDGLADTLQRHGTQHLDLRKMLVAGESDSIWEKFLVVIPRVTSLVKLELCKCPVMVVEEVIRSCPQLEVLSAMSIKCDSLNLESVGNLKRCQELRLKAISGMSLKEDLTPLQELTQLTQLSLTSVKELGKKGINIIQALVNLETLELGECSDFPDKFGTTVLIKLQKLERLRLEKGQGSCCTFDILEGVSKLQNLSQMELVNFDVKNGFDKCLANCKNIKRLLIIPTYISQSATSNNMVLGGVTELSNNLTHFVWGVTLELLRVTELFIDQCNLIISKQITGDAIPVLKPVPCLKLIEDVEDENDNQKGDDKQEPNETNPQVDILPLPQLQKLLLTALPKTRVKILKIPFHATWRQSISDTATQ
- the LOC117158613 gene encoding uncharacterized protein LOC117158613 isoform X2, with product MDGINVNGGNADGAREDPNLEAGSVPNLQETQVKVDTPKMDEQDVNGDIRNSPKKGMEINVRRKLRKFKANSTSTIESDSTLNTKGRKRKLSEPDDLSSEESMEFNGFDIQGDNEVELASRVLKKLIGIVEAEIAEAQLAKRFRYSIRKNFDMKKDDEDSGDNRMHDGDYVLDIDKVKKEKESDKSETESLGMPNTAESETEAQKTDDTSLKSTNSSSAASSPAISIKSKGYRLLRGVSPGSTGKQKVSSDISNPAFKEPFKYGWRRELVFRASNDSSLKRMADIYYYTPKGKKVRSFREVAEFLNTKELTIDNFTFLKEPIGPDDPEKEIIRDAKRMKGPGISVNTPRKSMGHKRGTPGKRVVEEPASAPLPVATKAATKSPKAISTGFKVKVSAKKTPHIKIKSPSQEREVLPPQRTSTRRSQLPVEKPSPPKPKRQLTPKVQEPCSIRCSTSMGLIPSLQCRACLCLYHPECVGGIGFTGGDNYICKNCQQDTNESHQSQTNPSLTPPPLIPISMLGAQNTKSKHQVNLSPPKLQRIPKSDNADSQSRNATKVSKTSSATSHSPLNSDNKESSWFAQTESEFLQSHDGILPKPAQNIALMGGKRYIVVPKNNAMAVQPAITVKPDKIGDKPPILQDGTLTDISNAVDNSMSTKVRTSLTTKFVEKDAFDKSIDKDVSKDASHTGLPPSSIMEKTNETYNSNDRTDILTATKSQNDLSSTTDLAVESKKSENCNAIEKKSIVKNSNTTNTNNDLFKVDTQHSVTSSLGTVKINSKRKQNRQDKEQQQHFMDSVCAGYHALLRIFQYLKVQELLRAARVCKMWRDLAAHPSLWKTVRMKNSQVTDWDGLADTLQRHGTQHLDLRKMLVAGESDSIWEKFLVVIPRVTSLVKLELCKCPVMVVEEVIRSCPQLEVLSAMSIKCDSLNLESVGNLKRCQELRLKAISGMSLKEDLTPLQELTQLTQLSLTSVKELGKKGINIIQALVNLETLELGECSDFPDKFGTTVLIKLQKLERLRLEKGQGSCCTFDILEGVSKLQNLSQMELVNFDVKNGFDKCLANCKNIKRLLIIPTYISQSATSNNMVLGGVTELSNNLTHFVWGVTLELLRVTELFIDQCNLIISKQITGDAIPVLKPVPCLKLIEDVEDENDNQKGDDKQEPNETNPQVDILPLPQLQKLLLTALPKTRVKILKIPFHATWRQSISDTATQ
- the LOC117158613 gene encoding uncharacterized protein LOC117158613 isoform X7, coding for MDGINVNGGNADGAREDPNLEAGSVPNLQETQVKVDTPKMDEQDVNGDIRNSPKKGMEINVRRKLRKFKANSTSTIESDSTLNTKGRKRKLSEPDDLSSEESMEFNGFDIQGDNEVELASRVLKKLIVEAEIAEAQLAKRFRYSIRKNFDMKKDDEDSGDNRMHDGDYVLDIDKVKKEKESDKSETESLGMPNTAESETEAQKTDDTSLKSTNSSSAASSPAISIKSKGYRLLRGVSPGSTGKQKVSSDISNPAFKEPFKYGWRRELVFRASNDSSLKRMADIYYYTPKGKKVRSFREVAEFLNTKELTIDNFTFLKEPIGPDDPEKEIIRDAKRMKGPGISVNTPRKSMGHKRGTPGKRVVEEPASAPLPVATKAATKSPKAISTGFKVKVSAKKTPHIKIKSPSQEREVLPPQRTSTRRSQLPVEKPSPPKPKRQLTPKVQEPCSIRCSTSMGLIPSLQCRACLCLYHPECVGGIGFTGGDNYICKNCQQDTNESHQSQTNPSLTPPPLIPISMLGAQNTKSKHQVNLSPPKLQRIPKSDNADSQSRNATKVSKTSSATSHSPLNSDNKESSWFAQTESEFLQSHDGILPKPAQNIALMGGKRYIVVPKNNAMAVQPAITVKPDKIGDKPPILQDGTLTDISNAVDNSMSTKVRTSLTTKFVEKDAFDKSIDKDVSKDASHTGLPPSSIMEKTNETYNSNDRTDILTATKSQNDLSSTTDLAVESKKSENCNAIEKKSIVKNSNTTNTNNDLFKVDTQHSVTSSLGTVKINSKRKQNRQDKEQQQHFMDSVCAGYHALLRIFQYLKVQELLRAARVCKMWRDLAAHPSLWKTVRMKNSQVTDWDGLADTLQRHGTQHLDLRKMLVAGESDSIWEKFLVVIPRVTSLVKLELCKCPVMVVEEVIRSCPQLEVLSAMSIKCDSLNLESVGNLKRCQELRLKAISGMSLKEDLTPLQELTQLTQLSLTSVKELGKKGINIIQALVNLETLELGECSDFPDKFGTTVLIKLQKLERLRLEKGQGSCCTFDILEGVSKLQNLSQMELVNFDVKNGFDKCLANCKNIKRLLIIPTYISQSATSNNMVLGGVTELSNNLTHFVWGVTLELLRVTELFIDQCNLIISKQITGDAIPVLKPVPCLKLIEDVEDENDNQKGDDKQEPNETNPQVDILPLPQLQKLLLTALPKTRVKILKIPFHATWRQSISDTATQ
- the LOC117158613 gene encoding uncharacterized protein LOC117158613 isoform X3, whose product is MDGINVNGGNADGAREDPNLEAGSVPNLQETQVKVDTPKMDEQDVNGDIRNSPKKGMEINVRRKLRKFKANSTSTIESDSTLNTKGRKRKLSEPDDLSSEESMEFNGFDIQGDNEVELASRVLKKLIVEAEIAEAQLAKRFRYSIRKNFDMKKDDEDSGDNRMHDGDYVLDIDKVKKEKESDKSETESLGMPNTAESETEAQKTDDTSLKSTNSSSAASSPAISIKSKGYRLLRGVSPGSTGKQKVSSDISNPAFKEPFKYGWRRELVFRASNDSSLKRMADIYYYTPKGKKVRSFREVAEFLNTKELTIDNFTFLKEPIGPDDPEKEIIRDAKRMKGPGISVNTPRKSMGHKRGTPGKRVVEEPASAPLPVATKAATKSPKAISTGFKVKVSAKKTPHITEIKSPSQEREVLPPQRTSTRRSQLPVEKPSPPKPKRQLTPKVQEPCSIRCSTSMGLIPSLQCRACLCLYHPECVGGIGFTGGDNYICKNCQQDTNESHQSQTNPSLTPPPLIPISMLGAQNTKSKHQVNLSPPKLQRIPKSDNADSQSRNATKVSKTSSATSHSPLNSDNKESSWFAQTESEFLQSHDGILPKPAQNIALMGGKRYIVVPKNNAMAVQPAITVKPDKIGDKPPILQDGTLTDISNAVDNSMSTKVRTSLTTKFVEKDAFDKSIDKDVSKDASHTGLPPSSIMEKTNETYNSNDRTDILTATKSQNDLSSTTDLAVESKKSENCNAIEKKSIVKNSNTTNTNNDLFKVDTQHSVTSSLGTVKINSKRKQNRQDKEQQQHFMDSVCAGYHALLRIFQYLKVQELLRAARVCKMWRDLAAHPSLWKTVRMKNSQVTDWDGLADTLQRHGTQHLDLRKMLVAGESDSIWEKFLVVIPRVTSLVKLELCKCPVMVVEEVIRSCPQLEVLSAMSIKCDSLNLESVGNLKRCQELRLKAISGMSLKEDLTPLQELTQLTQLSLTSVKELGKKGINIIQALVNLETLELGECSDFPDKFGTTVLIKLQKLERLRLEKGQGSCCTFDILEGVSKLQNLSQMELVNFDVKNGFDKCLANCKNIKRLLIIPTYISQSATSNNMVLGGVTELSNNLTHFVWGVTLELLRVTELFIDQCNLIISKQITGDAIPVLKPVPCLKLIEDVEDENDNQKGDDKQEPNETNPQVDILPLPQLQKLLLTALPKTRVKILKIPFHATWRQSISDTATQ
- the LOC117158613 gene encoding uncharacterized protein LOC117158613 isoform X6, whose translation is MDGINVNGGNADGAREDPNLEAGSVPNLQETQVKVDTPKMDEQDVNGDIRNSPKKGRKRKLSEPDDLSSEESMEFNGFDIQGDNEVELASRVLKKLIVEAEIAEAQLAKRFRYSIRKNFDMKKDDEDSGDNRMHDGDYVLDIDKVKKEKESDKSETESLGMPNTAESETEAQKTDDTSLKSTNSSSAASSPAISIKSKGYRLLRGVSPGSTGKQKVSSDISNPAFKEPFKYGWRRELVFRASNDSSLKRMADIYYYTPKGKKVRSFREVAEFLNTKELTIDNFTFLKEPIGPDDPEKEIIRDAKRMKGPGISVNTPRKSMGHKRGTPGKRVVEEPASAPLPVATKAATKSPKAISTGFKVKVSAKKTPHITEIKSPSQEREVLPPQRTSTRRSQLPVEKPSPPKPKRQLTPKVQEPCSIRCSTSMGLIPSLQCRACLCLYHPECVGGIGFTGGDNYICKNCQQDTNESHQSQTNPSLTPPPLIPISMLGAQNTKSKHQVNLSPPKLQRIPKSDNADSQSRNATKVSKTSSATSHSPLNSDNKESSWFAQTESEFLQSHDGILPKPAQNIALMGGKRYIVVPKNNAMAVQPAITVKPDKIGDKPPILQDGTLTDISNAVDNSMSTKVRTSLTTKFVEKDAFDKSIDKDVSKDASHTGLPPSSIMEKTNETYNSNDRTDILTATKSQNDLSSTTDLAVESKKSENCNAIEKKSIVKNSNTTNTNNDLFKVDTQHSVTSSLGTVKINSKRKQNRQDKEQQQHFMDSVCAGYHALLRIFQYLKVQELLRAARVCKMWRDLAAHPSLWKTVRMKNSQVTDWDGLADTLQRHGTQHLDLRKMLVAGESDSIWEKFLVVIPRVTSLVKLELCKCPVMVVEEVIRSCPQLEVLSAMSIKCDSLNLESVGNLKRCQELRLKAISGMSLKEDLTPLQELTQLTQLSLTSVKELGKKGINIIQALVNLETLELGECSDFPDKFGTTVLIKLQKLERLRLEKGQGSCCTFDILEGVSKLQNLSQMELVNFDVKNGFDKCLANCKNIKRLLIIPTYISQSATSNNMVLGGVTELSNNLTHFVWGVTLELLRVTELFIDQCNLIISKQITGDAIPVLKPVPCLKLIEDVEDENDNQKGDDKQEPNETNPQVDILPLPQLQKLLLTALPKTRVKILKIPFHATWRQSISDTATQ
- the LOC117158613 gene encoding uncharacterized protein LOC117158613 isoform X4, with the translated sequence MDGINVNGGNADGAREDPNLEAGSVPNLQETQVKVDTPKMDEQDVNGDIRNSPKKGMEINVRRKLRKFKANSTSTIESDSTLNTKGRKRKLSEPDDLSSEESMEFNGFDIQGDNEVELASRVLKKLIGIVEAEIAEAQLAKRFRYSIRKNFDMKKDDEDSGDNRMHDGDYVLDIDKVKKEKESDKSETESLGMPNTAESETEAQKTDDTSLKSTNSSSAASSPAISIKSKGYRLLRGVSPGSTGKQKVSSDISNPAFKEPFKYGWRRELVFRASNDSSLKRMADIYYYTPKGKKVRSFREVAEFQPIGPDDPEKEIIRDAKRMKGPGISVNTPRKSMGHKRGTPGKRVVEEPASAPLPVATKAATKSPKAISTGFKVKVSAKKTPHITEIKSPSQEREVLPPQRTSTRRSQLPVEKPSPPKPKRQLTPKVQEPCSIRCSTSMGLIPSLQCRACLCLYHPECVGGIGFTGGDNYICKNCQQDTNESHQSQTNPSLTPPPLIPISMLGAQNTKSKHQVNLSPPKLQRIPKSDNADSQSRNATKVSKTSSATSHSPLNSDNKESSWFAQTESEFLQSHDGILPKPAQNIALMGGKRYIVVPKNNAMAVQPAITVKPDKIGDKPPILQDGTLTDISNAVDNSMSTKVRTSLTTKFVEKDAFDKSIDKDVSKDASHTGLPPSSIMEKTNETYNSNDRTDILTATKSQNDLSSTTDLAVESKKSENCNAIEKKSIVKNSNTTNTNNDLFKVDTQHSVTSSLGTVKINSKRKQNRQDKEQQQHFMDSVCAGYHALLRIFQYLKVQELLRAARVCKMWRDLAAHPSLWKTVRMKNSQVTDWDGLADTLQRHGTQHLDLRKMLVAGESDSIWEKFLVVIPRVTSLVKLELCKCPVMVVEEVIRSCPQLEVLSAMSIKCDSLNLESVGNLKRCQELRLKAISGMSLKEDLTPLQELTQLTQLSLTSVKELGKKGINIIQALVNLETLELGECSDFPDKFGTTVLIKLQKLERLRLEKGQGSCCTFDILEGVSKLQNLSQMELVNFDVKNGFDKCLANCKNIKRLLIIPTYISQSATSNNMVLGGVTELSNNLTHFVWGVTLELLRVTELFIDQCNLIISKQITGDAIPVLKPVPCLKLIEDVEDENDNQKGDDKQEPNETNPQVDILPLPQLQKLLLTALPKTRVKILKIPFHATWRQSISDTATQ
- the LOC117158613 gene encoding uncharacterized protein LOC117158613 isoform X1, with the translated sequence MDGINVNGGNADGAREDPNLEAGSVPNLQETQVKVDTPKMDEQDVNGDIRNSPKKGMEINVRRKLRKFKANSTSTIESDSTLNTKGRKRKLSEPDDLSSEESMEFNGFDIQGDNEVELASRVLKKLIGIVEAEIAEAQLAKRFRYSIRKNFDMKKDDEDSGDNRMHDGDYVLDIDKVKKEKESDKSETESLGMPNTAESETEAQKTDDTSLKSTNSSSAASSPAISIKSKGYRLLRGVSPGSTGKQKVSSDISNPAFKEPFKYGWRRELVFRASNDSSLKRMADIYYYTPKGKKVRSFREVAEFLNTKELTIDNFTFLKEPIGPDDPEKEIIRDAKRMKGPGISVNTPRKSMGHKRGTPGKRVVEEPASAPLPVATKAATKSPKAISTGFKVKVSAKKTPHITEIKSPSQEREVLPPQRTSTRRSQLPVEKPSPPKPKRQLTPKVQEPCSIRCSTSMGLIPSLQCRACLCLYHPECVGGIGFTGGDNYICKNCQQDTNESHQSQTNPSLTPPPLIPISMLGAQNTKSKHQVNLSPPKLQRIPKSDNADSQSRNATKVSKTSSATSHSPLNSDNKESSWFAQTESEFLQSHDGILPKPAQNIALMGGKRYIVVPKNNAMAVQPAITVKPDKIGDKPPILQDGTLTDISNAVDNSMSTKVRTSLTTKFVEKDAFDKSIDKDVSKDASHTGLPPSSIMEKTNETYNSNDRTDILTATKSQNDLSSTTDLAVESKKSENCNAIEKKSIVKNSNTTNTNNDLFKVDTQHSVTSSLGTVKINSKRKQNRQDKEQQQHFMDSVCAGYHALLRIFQYLKVQELLRAARVCKMWRDLAAHPSLWKTVRMKNSQVTDWDGLADTLQRHGTQHLDLRKMLVAGESDSIWEKFLVVIPRVTSLVKLELCKCPVMVVEEVIRSCPQLEVLSAMSIKCDSLNLESVGNLKRCQELRLKAISGMSLKEDLTPLQELTQLTQLSLTSVKELGKKGINIIQALVNLETLELGECSDFPDKFGTTVLIKLQKLERLRLEKGQGSCCTFDILEGVSKLQNLSQMELVNFDVKNGFDKCLANCKNIKRLLIIPTYISQSATSNNMVLGGVTELSNNLTHFVWGVTLELLRVTELFIDQCNLIISKQITGDAIPVLKPVPCLKLIEDVEDENDNQKGDDKQEPNETNPQVDILPLPQLQKLLLTALPKTRVKILKIPFHATWRQSISDTATQ